The following proteins come from a genomic window of Phycisphaeraceae bacterium:
- a CDS encoding prephenate dehydrogenase/arogenate dehydrogenase family protein, whose protein sequence is MDQREEQFGSIRQVAIIGVGLLGGSIGLGLKQAGFSGTILGLGRRIETLEKARQRGCVDDITADINRAVSDSQLIILCSPVATFGDWMDKIAAAIHPNLVITDVGSTKQVVCREAALRLARHASRFVGSHPMAGGERGGPEHATANLFQHRPCVITPVADTNPDALETVRQLWSRLGMRLITMSPADHDWTVARISHLPHAAAVALVAIASRQGGMQAASTGFGDTTRVASGDPEIWRDIFATNREAIVKAIDAYQLELGRLRDWIATGNDRDLLTALVEAKHARDQWLKTHGSAQAADQPAE, encoded by the coding sequence ATGGATCAGCGTGAGGAACAATTCGGCTCCATACGGCAGGTGGCGATTATCGGCGTCGGCCTGCTGGGAGGAAGCATCGGTCTGGGACTCAAGCAGGCTGGATTTTCCGGGACTATCCTGGGTCTGGGCCGGCGGATCGAAACTCTGGAAAAGGCCAGACAACGCGGGTGCGTGGATGACATCACCGCTGACATCAACCGTGCCGTTTCGGATAGCCAGCTCATTATCCTCTGCTCGCCGGTGGCGACGTTCGGTGACTGGATGGACAAAATCGCCGCTGCGATTCATCCGAATCTCGTCATCACCGACGTAGGCTCGACTAAGCAGGTCGTCTGCCGCGAGGCTGCGCTACGACTGGCGCGACATGCGTCACGATTTGTCGGCTCGCACCCGATGGCTGGCGGGGAACGCGGCGGGCCGGAACACGCGACGGCGAATCTCTTTCAACATCGACCTTGCGTCATCACCCCTGTTGCCGACACCAACCCCGACGCGCTGGAAACGGTACGTCAACTCTGGTCACGGCTGGGCATGCGACTCATCACGATGTCCCCCGCCGATCACGACTGGACGGTCGCGCGGATCAGTCATCTGCCGCACGCCGCGGCTGTGGCGCTGGTGGCGATCGCCAGCCGTCAGGGGGGAATGCAGGCTGCCTCGACGGGTTTTGGCGATACGACGCGCGTCGCCAGCGGTGACCCGGAAATCTGGCGGGATATCTTCGCCACCAATCGTGAAGCGATTGTCAAGGCTATCGACGCCTACCAGCTCGAACTGGGACGGCTGCGCGACTGGATCGCCACCGGAAACGACCGCGACCTGCTGACAGCATTGGTCGAGGCGAAACACGCCCGCGACCAGTGGCTCAAGACGCATGGCTCCGCACAAGCAGCGGATCAACCCGCTGAGTAA